A portion of the Stigmatella aurantiaca DW4/3-1 genome contains these proteins:
- a CDS encoding cold-shock protein, which translates to MANGTVKWFNDAKGFGFITQDGAGEDLFCHHSAIQADGFRSLQEGQKVQFDVARGPKGLQAQNVRPV; encoded by the coding sequence ATGGCAAATGGTACCGTGAAGTGGTTCAACGACGCGAAGGGCTTCGGTTTCATCACGCAGGATGGCGCAGGCGAGGATCTCTTCTGCCATCACAGCGCGATCCAGGCCGATGGCTTCCGTTCACTACAGGAAGGGCAGAAGGTCCAGTTCGATGTGGCCCGCGGCCCCAAGGGTCTGCAGGCGCAGAACGTCCGCCCCGTCTGA